A section of the Spirochaetota bacterium genome encodes:
- a CDS encoding biopolymer transporter ExbD: MNNSRSRRNTIRVGIEPTPLIDVMFLLTIFFMLTSTIIKTSSINVNLPKSIISDSQPRTQIIVTITRDNKLFLNDYPISLQDLSSAIKRITVRDPNVPVIIRGDKDIPYQMVIEVMDRVRIGGAVEVSLSVEQKR; the protein is encoded by the coding sequence ATGAACAACTCTAGATCTAGAAGAAATACTATCAGGGTTGGTATTGAGCCTACGCCACTCATAGATGTGATGTTTCTACTTACAATATTCTTTATGCTTACCTCAACGATAATAAAGACATCCTCAATAAATGTCAATCTTCCAAAATCCATAATCTCCGACTCTCAACCAAGAACTCAAATAATAGTTACGATAACGAGAGATAACAAATTGTTCTTGAATGACTATCCGATCTCACTTCAAGATTTATCTTCAGCGATAAAGAGAATAACGGTAAGAGATCCGAATGTCCCTGTTATCATAAGGGGGGATAAGGATATTCCTTACCAGATGGTTATTGAGGTTATGGATAGGGTTAGGATAGGAGGAGCGGTAGAAGTAAGTCTGTCGGTTGAACAGAAAAGATGA